A region of Moorena producens PAL-8-15-08-1 DNA encodes the following proteins:
- a CDS encoding prephenate/arogenate dehydrogenase, producing MKIGIVGLGLMGGSLGLDLRAQGHQVLGVSRQPQTCQFALDHSIVDNASIELSILATAEVVFICTPIAAIASTVKDLVNYLNKDTVITDIGSVKMPVVRDIAPLWENFVGGHPMSGREYSGVEAAVSNLFVGNPYVLTPIETTPPPALEKVEEIVRSLKSLLYITTPENHDKAVAWISHLPAMVSGSLINACMQETDPVVLRLAQQLASSGFRDTSRVGGGNPELRVMMARYNQESIMRTLVGYRDRLDQIIEVIEKEDWSSLEKIFETTHVARKKFVS from the coding sequence ATGAAAATTGGTATTGTAGGACTGGGATTGATGGGTGGTTCCCTAGGATTGGACTTGAGAGCACAAGGTCACCAGGTCTTGGGAGTCTCTCGTCAACCACAAACCTGTCAATTCGCACTTGATCACAGCATTGTTGATAATGCGAGTATTGAATTAAGTATCCTAGCCACAGCAGAGGTTGTGTTTATCTGCACCCCCATAGCCGCGATCGCCTCTACTGTCAAGGATTTAGTTAACTATCTTAACAAGGATACCGTAATCACTGATATTGGTTCGGTCAAAATGCCAGTGGTTAGAGACATTGCTCCCCTGTGGGAAAATTTTGTAGGTGGTCATCCGATGTCAGGAAGGGAATACAGTGGTGTGGAAGCTGCGGTGTCGAATCTATTTGTCGGAAACCCTTACGTACTTACCCCGATTGAGACGACACCACCACCAGCACTTGAGAAGGTGGAGGAAATTGTGCGATCGCTTAAGTCATTGCTTTACATCACAACCCCGGAAAACCATGACAAAGCGGTAGCATGGATTTCTCATCTACCGGCGATGGTGAGTGGGAGTTTGATTAATGCTTGTATGCAGGAGACTGACCCAGTGGTTTTGAGGTTAGCCCAACAGTTAGCTAGTTCTGGTTTTCGTGATACTAGCCGTGTTGGGGGTGGTAATCCAGAACTGCGAGTAATGATGGCTCGTTACAATCAGGAGTCGATAATGCGTACGCTTGTAGGGTATCGCGATCGCCTTGACCAGATAATTGAGGTGATTGAAAAGGAAGATTGGTCGAGTCTGGAAAAAATCTTTGAAACTACTCACGTAGCGCGGAAAAAATTTGTTTCCTGA
- a CDS encoding non-ribosomal peptide synthetase, translated as MQSHHLKLAIAATFTSEPIEQSLYFWSKKLDWRLQIKFAPYNQVFQELLNPSSLLSTNQDGINIILLRLEDWQNHQNTLIATVEGSEKEAILDSFPCHRLPNNIEIAHLNRYETEYLYQEIFIDKAYLKHGINLNDDACVIDIGANIGLFTLFVQYQCPQAKIYSFEPAIHAFERLQANSKIYCKDATVLNCGLGNQNQEATFTFYPNSSVFSSFNADTTQDEKALRAIILNMLRRYNSLEEVALNQVADEFLAGRLEQQTYKAQLRTLSSIIDDYNIEQIDLLKLDAEKSELSILEGIEAQHWSRIQQIVMEVHDQGGNTLGCVTQLLKDKGFEFVVEEETLLEGSGLYNIYATRPGQQSSPPRTLSKNETQMEQNVRELGEALKTAVERSTTPHLVCLCPTPNRNDGELSFYRRLEQQLISELKGISSLHWLTASELATTYPVADYAAPDGNGHIPYTPSFFAALGTGIVRKLQAIISNPYKVIVLDCDHTLWKGVCGEDGATGVEIDQSRQALQSFIVSQQQAGKLICLCSKNNEEDVFAVFNHHDQMPLQRHHLVSWRINWQPKSQNLKALATELNLGLDSFIFIDDNPVECMEVRANCPQVLTLQLPPEDDHIPSFLQHIWAFDQLQVTQADQQRNKSYQQNVQRQRFQEKSLTFKDFLAGLQLDVDISPMKPQQLPRVAQLTQRTNQFNLTTIRRSEAEIQQLCNAKGLEARVVHVKDRFGDYGLVGLLLFQSQSDAIASDSFLLSCRVLGRGVEHQMLAQLGKIAQQRGLNWVEVNYQLTAKNQPALDFLESVAASFKQENAGKIRFKLPTAVATTITFNPSQIPSKPVETESIKNKNHNPQKLVSNIPFEEIANTLYNPEQIIKQIQANFSRNRPQIETPFIAPRTALEQWVAQLFSEVLNLNQVGIEDDFLELGGDSIRGAILINQLQNKLNEIIHFVVLLEQKTVAKLTAYLEQHYPESLTKLLGENASVKTAIKPVPRQKIPGQTSFPLSFPQQRLWFLVQLEPNSPFYNVLEAVTLEGQLNVTVLERSLNEIIRRHEILRTTFKTVNGVPRQAIAPTLTLKLSVIDLQNVTEQSAIVEQKVREEQLQAFDLEQSPLLRATLLKLGSQSHILLLAMHHIIVDGWSLGVLIEELSKLYPALLTDSPSTLPELPIQYADFTIWQRQWLKGDRFEQQLNYWKQQLADAPPLLELPTDRPRPPVQTFRGRSISFELNSDLTAKLKTLSQQSGATLFMTLLAALTTLLYRYSGQEDVLVGTPIANRNHQELEPLIGFFVNTLVMRTRLESNPMFTELLTQVRQVALSAYANQDVPFEQLVDELQIERSLSHSPLFQVMFALQNAPMKPLSMPGLTIAPFPVENLRAKFDLTLMLWEVETPQGISLQGFWQYNSDLFDSDRITRMVGHFQTLLGGIVADPEQRIGELPLLTAAERHQLLVEWNDTKRPYPDDQCIHQLFEAQVKKTPNAIAVVYESQTLTYQELNQRANQLAHYLESLGVTTETLVGICIERSLDMIVGLLGILKAGGAYVPLDPDYPQDRIAYILSDSQVPLLITQSRLLAKLPDFSGTVHQTQIVCLDKDWQVIGTYTNDNLESQVKPTSLAYLIYTSGSTGKPKGVAVIQQAISRLVFESNYVELQASDCIAQANNISFDAATFEIWGALLHGAQLVGITKAVMLSPEELATQLREQKITILFVTTALFNQLVSVVPDIFKHLRTMLFGGEAVDPSWVAEVLKKGAPQRLLHVYGPTESTTFSTWYLVKSVPLGATNLPIGSPISNTTIYVLDRQLEPVPIGVPGELYIGGDGLARGYLNRPQLTASRFIDNPFGTGRLYKTGDLVRYLPEGNIEFNGRIDNQVKLRGFRIELGEIEALLATHPQVREAVVILREDQPGNKRLIGYVLPFLEQPTSSALRSFLKERLPEYMLPAAFVIMEALPLTPNGKVDRRALPVPEIESHAETIAPCTENERILAKIWQDVLGLQKVGIHDNFFELGGDSIIGIQIIARANQARLKLTPKQLFAHQTIAELAAVAVTTTVTQAEQGVVTGAVPLTPIQHWFFEQDSPEPHHFNQAVLLEVPADIQPEFLQQAVQQVFLHHDALRLQYVQQDGEWQQRHGDIDATVPFQVVDLSNHSATEQQKAIADHGNAEQRAIDLSRGVLMRVMLFPLGNHNPGRLLVVIHHLAVDGVSWRILLEDLSMAYQQLEHRKAIALPPKTTSFKEWAIRLQEYAQDSQLYSELDYWLRPAAPIVSLPVDYPVVAGANTVASRATVSRTLTVEQTRALLQDVPSAYNTQINDVLLTALVQSFAQWTGSSVFWVHLEGHGREDLFTSTNLSRTVGWFTSLFPVLLNLTGIDHPGEALKFIKEQLRQIPQRGIGYGILRYLSCDGEVPKKLRSLRVPEVSFNYLGQFDPTQLAAGWQYTQEYSGDLHSPLGQRSHLLNVNGLVAEGRLKLEWNYSQNIHRTRTIEDLANAYMTALDGLITHCLSPEADGYTPSDFPEMNMNQAELDEILSELEF; from the coding sequence ATGCAGTCCCATCATCTGAAGTTGGCAATCGCGGCTACGTTTACGAGCGAACCCATAGAACAATCTCTATATTTTTGGAGTAAAAAATTAGATTGGCGACTACAAATTAAGTTTGCTCCATACAACCAAGTTTTCCAAGAACTGCTGAACCCAAGTAGTCTCTTAAGCACCAACCAAGACGGAATCAATATCATTCTGCTCAGGTTAGAGGATTGGCAAAATCATCAAAATACATTGATAGCGACCGTAGAAGGCTCAGAAAAAGAAGCAATACTTGATTCATTCCCTTGCCATAGACTTCCAAATAACATAGAAATTGCTCACTTAAATCGCTACGAAACTGAGTATCTCTATCAAGAAATTTTTATTGACAAAGCCTATTTAAAACATGGCATTAACCTAAATGATGACGCTTGTGTGATTGACATCGGGGCGAACATCGGATTGTTTACCTTATTTGTGCAATATCAATGTCCTCAAGCCAAAATTTATAGTTTTGAACCAGCAATTCATGCTTTTGAAAGATTACAAGCCAATAGTAAGATATATTGTAAAGACGCAACGGTTTTAAACTGTGGATTAGGCAATCAAAATCAAGAAGCAACCTTCACATTTTATCCTAATTCGTCGGTATTTTCCAGTTTTAACGCCGATACAACCCAAGATGAAAAAGCCCTGAGGGCAATTATTCTAAATATGTTGCGGCGATACAATTCTCTAGAGGAAGTAGCACTTAATCAAGTCGCCGATGAATTTCTCGCGGGAAGACTGGAACAGCAAACCTATAAGGCTCAGTTACGCACCCTTTCTAGTATTATTGATGACTATAATATTGAGCAAATTGATTTACTGAAACTGGATGCTGAAAAAAGTGAATTAAGCATTCTCGAAGGAATTGAAGCACAACACTGGTCGAGAATTCAGCAAATTGTGATGGAAGTACACGACCAAGGCGGAAATACCCTCGGTTGTGTGACTCAATTGCTGAAGGATAAAGGGTTTGAATTTGTTGTTGAAGAAGAAACCTTGCTAGAAGGGTCTGGCTTATACAATATTTATGCGACTCGTCCAGGTCAGCAATCTTCCCCACCAAGGACATTGAGCAAAAATGAAACTCAGATGGAACAGAACGTCCGGGAACTGGGAGAAGCCCTGAAAACTGCTGTTGAACGTTCCACAACTCCCCACTTGGTTTGTCTGTGTCCAACCCCTAACCGCAACGATGGGGAACTTTCCTTCTATCGGAGACTCGAACAACAATTAATCTCAGAATTAAAAGGAATCAGCAGCTTACATTGGTTGACCGCTTCAGAATTAGCCACAACCTATCCAGTTGCCGATTATGCAGCACCTGATGGCAACGGTCATATCCCTTATACCCCGAGTTTTTTTGCCGCCCTGGGTACAGGAATTGTCCGCAAGCTACAGGCTATTATTAGTAATCCCTACAAGGTGATTGTTCTCGACTGTGATCATACCCTGTGGAAAGGGGTTTGTGGAGAAGATGGGGCGACCGGGGTAGAAATTGATCAATCTCGTCAGGCATTGCAGTCATTCATTGTTAGCCAGCAGCAAGCCGGAAAACTGATCTGTCTTTGTAGCAAAAATAATGAAGAAGATGTCTTCGCAGTTTTCAATCATCATGATCAGATGCCGCTACAACGCCATCACCTCGTTTCTTGGCGGATTAACTGGCAACCCAAATCTCAAAACCTCAAAGCCTTAGCTACCGAACTCAATTTAGGTCTTGATAGCTTTATCTTTATTGACGATAACCCCGTGGAATGTATGGAGGTAAGGGCAAACTGTCCGCAAGTCTTGACGTTGCAACTCCCTCCAGAAGATGACCACATTCCTTCATTCTTGCAGCATATTTGGGCCTTTGACCAACTGCAAGTGACTCAAGCCGATCAGCAACGGAATAAATCATATCAACAAAATGTTCAACGGCAGCGTTTTCAGGAAAAATCTCTAACTTTTAAGGATTTTTTAGCTGGACTCCAGTTAGACGTTGACATTTCTCCCATGAAACCCCAGCAACTCCCAAGGGTTGCACAACTAACCCAACGCACAAATCAATTTAATTTAACCACAATCCGACGCTCAGAAGCAGAGATTCAACAATTATGTAACGCCAAGGGTTTAGAAGCTAGGGTAGTACACGTTAAAGACCGCTTCGGGGATTATGGTTTGGTGGGGTTACTGCTGTTTCAAAGCCAGTCAGATGCGATCGCATCTGATAGTTTCTTACTCAGTTGTCGAGTGCTCGGTCGTGGTGTCGAACATCAAATGTTAGCCCAATTGGGTAAAATTGCCCAACAACGGGGATTAAATTGGGTGGAAGTGAATTATCAACTCACTGCCAAAAATCAACCAGCCCTAGATTTTTTGGAGAGTGTGGCGGCATCATTTAAGCAGGAAAATGCCGGAAAAATACGGTTTAAATTGCCGACTGCAGTAGCAACAACTATCACCTTTAATCCCAGTCAGATTCCGTCGAAGCCCGTAGAAACAGAATCGATTAAAAATAAGAATCATAACCCTCAAAAGTTAGTCTCCAATATTCCCTTTGAAGAAATTGCTAATACCCTGTACAATCCCGAACAGATTATCAAGCAAATTCAAGCTAATTTTTCTCGTAACCGTCCACAGATAGAGACTCCATTTATTGCGCCCAGGACTGCCTTGGAACAATGGGTGGCTCAACTATTTTCTGAAGTACTAAACCTAAACCAGGTGGGAATTGAAGATGATTTTTTGGAACTGGGTGGAGACTCAATACGCGGTGCAATTTTAATCAATCAGCTCCAGAATAAACTGAATGAAATTATTCATTTTGTGGTTTTGCTTGAGCAGAAAACGGTAGCTAAACTAACTGCCTATCTAGAACAGCATTATCCCGAATCTCTTACCAAACTATTGGGAGAAAATGCCTCTGTCAAGACGGCAATTAAACCCGTGCCTCGGCAAAAAATACCAGGACAGACATCCTTTCCTCTATCCTTCCCTCAGCAACGGTTGTGGTTTTTGGTTCAACTAGAACCAAACAGTCCGTTCTACAATGTGCTTGAAGCTGTCACCCTTGAAGGTCAGTTGAATGTGACGGTACTTGAACGAAGTCTCAATGAAATTATTCGCCGCCATGAAATCCTGCGAACCACGTTTAAAACTGTCAATGGCGTACCTCGCCAGGCGATCGCACCAACGTTAACGTTGAAGCTGTCCGTGATCGACTTGCAGAATGTTACTGAACAATCGGCTATAGTCGAACAGAAAGTCCGGGAAGAGCAACTCCAAGCCTTTGACTTAGAACAAAGTCCGTTACTGCGGGCAACTTTGCTAAAGTTAGGCTCCCAATCTCACATCCTGCTGCTGGCAATGCACCACATTATTGTCGATGGTTGGTCTCTAGGTGTGTTGATTGAAGAGTTGTCTAAGCTTTATCCAGCTTTGTTAACGGACTCCCCCTCGACCTTGCCAGAGCTACCCATCCAATATGCTGATTTTACTATTTGGCAGCGGCAGTGGTTAAAAGGCGATCGCTTTGAGCAACAACTCAATTACTGGAAACAACAGTTAGCTGATGCACCGCCGTTGTTAGAATTGCCCACAGACAGACCCCGCCCGCCCGTACAAACCTTCCGGGGTCGGAGTATTTCCTTTGAACTCAACTCAGACTTAACGGCAAAACTGAAAACCCTCAGCCAACAGTCGGGGGCGACATTGTTTATGACGTTGTTGGCGGCTTTGACAACATTACTCTACCGTTACAGTGGTCAAGAGGATGTTTTGGTGGGAACCCCCATCGCCAACCGAAATCACCAGGAACTAGAACCATTAATTGGTTTCTTTGTCAATACCCTAGTGATGCGCACGCGACTAGAGTCAAATCCCATGTTTACTGAACTGTTGACTCAAGTGCGACAAGTAGCCTTATCAGCTTATGCTAATCAGGACGTGCCGTTTGAGCAATTAGTAGATGAGTTACAAATTGAACGGAGTTTAAGCCATTCGCCCCTATTTCAGGTGATGTTTGCCCTCCAAAACGCCCCGATGAAGCCGTTGTCAATGCCAGGATTGACCATTGCCCCCTTCCCAGTGGAAAATCTACGAGCCAAATTTGACCTTACTCTGATGCTGTGGGAAGTTGAAACACCCCAGGGCATCTCACTTCAAGGGTTCTGGCAATATAATAGCGACTTGTTTGACAGCGATCGCATTACCCGGATGGTGGGGCATTTCCAGACCTTGTTAGGGGGAATTGTTGCTGACCCAGAACAAAGAATTGGTGAGTTACCGTTATTGACGGCAGCAGAACGGCATCAGTTATTAGTGGAATGGAACGATACAAAGCGTCCCTATCCAGACGACCAATGTATTCACCAGTTATTTGAGGCGCAAGTCAAGAAAACCCCTAATGCGATCGCTGTTGTTTACGAATCCCAAACCCTAACTTACCAAGAATTAAACCAGCGGGCAAATCAATTAGCTCATTATCTCGAAAGCTTGGGAGTCACAACAGAAACTTTAGTCGGGATTTGTATCGAGCGATCGCTCGATATGATAGTGGGACTGCTAGGTATTCTCAAAGCAGGTGGTGCTTACGTTCCCCTTGATCCAGACTATCCTCAAGACCGGATAGCCTATATATTGTCAGATTCCCAGGTGCCATTGTTGATTACTCAGTCTAGATTGCTAGCCAAATTACCCGATTTTTCTGGAACGGTACATCAGACCCAGATAGTTTGCTTAGATAAGGACTGGCAAGTGATCGGCACTTACACTAACGACAACCTTGAAAGTCAAGTCAAACCCACTTCCTTGGCTTATCTGATATACACCTCGGGTTCTACAGGAAAGCCTAAAGGTGTAGCAGTAATCCAGCAAGCCATCAGTCGTTTAGTGTTTGAGAGCAACTACGTGGAGTTGCAGGCTTCGGACTGTATTGCCCAAGCAAATAATATATCTTTTGATGCTGCTACCTTTGAAATTTGGGGAGCCTTGCTGCACGGGGCTCAACTAGTAGGGATTACTAAAGCAGTGATGCTTTCACCGGAAGAATTAGCAACACAGCTGCGCGAGCAAAAAATCACTATTTTGTTTGTGACTACAGCCCTATTCAATCAGTTGGTAAGTGTGGTGCCAGATATATTCAAGCATCTGCGCACTATGTTGTTCGGAGGTGAAGCGGTTGACCCCTCATGGGTAGCAGAAGTACTGAAAAAAGGAGCGCCACAGCGACTGCTACATGTATACGGACCAACTGAAAGTACTACCTTCTCGACCTGGTATTTAGTAAAGTCAGTACCTTTGGGAGCAACAAACCTGCCGATCGGCAGTCCGATATCTAATACCACCATTTACGTCCTCGATCGCCAGCTTGAACCCGTCCCTATTGGAGTACCAGGAGAATTGTATATTGGCGGGGACGGTTTAGCTCGCGGTTACCTAAACCGTCCACAATTAACAGCTTCTAGATTTATTGATAACCCTTTTGGTACTGGTCGTCTCTATAAAACAGGAGACTTGGTGCGTTACTTGCCTGAGGGTAATATCGAATTTAACGGTCGGATCGACAATCAAGTCAAGTTGCGTGGTTTCCGCATTGAACTCGGAGAAATTGAAGCACTCTTAGCCACCCACCCCCAAGTGCGAGAAGCGGTAGTTATACTCCGCGAAGACCAACCGGGCAACAAACGTCTCATAGGCTATGTACTTCCTTTCTTAGAACAACCGACTAGCAGTGCATTGCGCAGCTTCCTGAAAGAAAGACTACCGGAATATATGCTTCCAGCAGCTTTCGTCATTATGGAAGCCTTACCCTTAACCCCTAATGGCAAAGTTGATCGTCGTGCCTTACCTGTACCCGAAATTGAATCACATGCAGAAACAATCGCACCATGTACTGAGAATGAAAGAATATTAGCCAAGATTTGGCAGGATGTCTTAGGACTGCAAAAAGTGGGTATCCATGATAATTTCTTTGAGTTAGGCGGAGATTCGATTATTGGCATTCAAATTATCGCACGGGCTAATCAGGCCAGACTCAAACTTACACCCAAACAACTATTTGCCCATCAAACCATTGCCGAACTAGCAGCCGTCGCAGTCACCACAACTGTAACTCAAGCCGAACAAGGAGTCGTGACTGGGGCGGTTCCCCTGACGCCCATTCAACATTGGTTCTTTGAACAGGATTCACCGGAACCCCATCACTTCAATCAAGCGGTTTTGTTGGAAGTCCCAGCAGATATTCAACCCGAATTCTTACAACAGGCGGTTCAGCAAGTATTCCTCCATCATGATGCCTTGCGGCTACAGTATGTGCAGCAAGATGGAGAATGGCAGCAGCGTCATGGTGATATTGATGCAACGGTACCTTTCCAAGTCGTTGATTTATCGAATCATTCTGCTACCGAACAGCAAAAGGCGATCGCAGACCATGGCAATGCTGAACAACGGGCGATTGATCTGTCTCGAGGCGTGTTAATGCGGGTGATGCTGTTCCCATTGGGAAACCATAACCCTGGACGTTTACTCGTGGTGATTCATCACCTAGCGGTGGATGGTGTATCTTGGCGAATCTTGCTAGAAGACTTATCGATGGCTTATCAACAGTTAGAACACCGAAAAGCGATCGCACTACCCCCTAAAACAACCTCCTTCAAAGAGTGGGCAATTCGTTTACAAGAATATGCCCAAGATTCACAACTCTATTCTGAGTTGGACTATTGGTTGCGTCCTGCAGCACCCATCGTGTCCTTGCCAGTAGATTATCCAGTCGTTGCTGGTGCAAATACTGTAGCCTCCCGTGCCACCGTGTCTCGTACCTTAACCGTAGAACAAACTCGTGCTTTATTACAGGATGTGCCCTCAGCTTACAATACTCAAATTAATGATGTGCTGTTAACAGCGCTCGTACAGAGTTTTGCTCAGTGGACTGGCAGTTCAGTATTCTGGGTGCATCTGGAGGGGCATGGACGAGAGGATTTGTTTACAAGCACTAACTTATCTCGCACAGTTGGCTGGTTTACAAGTCTGTTTCCGGTCTTATTAAATCTCACCGGAATCGATCATCCTGGAGAAGCTCTCAAGTTCATCAAGGAACAACTGCGACAAATTCCACAGCGGGGTATTGGCTATGGTATTTTACGCTATCTCAGTTGCGATGGAGAGGTGCCCAAAAAATTGCGATCGCTTCGAGTTCCAGAAGTCAGCTTTAACTATCTAGGACAGTTTGACCCCACTCAGTTAGCAGCCGGATGGCAATATACTCAAGAGTATAGCGGTGATCTTCACAGTCCTCTTGGGCAACGTAGCCATCTATTGAATGTTAACGGATTAGTCGCGGAAGGTCGATTAAAGCTGGAATGGAACTATAGCCAGAACATTCATCGAACAAGAACAATTGAGGATCTCGCCAATGCTTACATGACAGCTTTAGATGGACTAATTACCCACTGCCTATCCCCAGAAGCAGATGGTTATACCCCTTCTGATTTTCCAGAAATGAATATGAATCAAGCCGAATTAGATGAAATTCTTTCAGAATTAGAATTCTAG
- a CDS encoding Rieske 2Fe-2S domain-containing protein: MNHQNPIEVSQQFVEIGQQLYTLVTKGSTIARQSQQGWYQFVARLLTDGTAFEGVQRPLTEAVALYNQHQSPRVTLETVQYYLVAKVVRAVKLEPEALANQWYFICDGTEIPNPGDFITVQIFQEPVVVIRQGDGSIQVFLNVCPHRQCLVFERNGCIKGGKSELCPYHGWAFSEDGHCTNAPGASRGEFGEDFDLKDYSLRSFETRIDSNQGVFARLIANGDGDEPITTMPPADIQVNGQNIGVAIANLLQDVSPGYTEGIIPSLPEPIRLWIKIGYLKEQLKHVVAGIAQRQGLTPEAVLSSVNLEFNTEPDPNRDLLLESVMRELRQALLMVEAETISLKLEDILEEVKHTQISDLFFGVEADGSSLSSSEATTDEPEQNRRIALPIWTYGDWDLFALEIKHLIAPTWQFVCHVNEIPQPHQYTWLDIVGERAYVIRTANGDLFAGKLKHIDGRQQGPDFEGPRDYGLDPIDIEVFYGFVFIRLLRQGPSLKEIWHQPGLLDPYKLEEMQPIGGSGQYDISVEVDYKLLWENFLEDYHFPMMHKGLTLRFGVSSDCEGINGMIIPMRDPASPKLNPVERKYYDCAKTLARHDWEREKELQRFAAEHQFLPETLCYSAFCSMAAQEEMPMPFSLSVFPEHVQTFSIVPGGPRESRFHVRSYGHRMPPNAAEADVIKAAQLANIQLLAESLQEDIRVNYITQDSVSSQLFEKLGVFSIAEWDVAKFQEAVQMNIPVTSSPRKPPKLLNL, encoded by the coding sequence ATGAATCACCAGAATCCAATAGAAGTCAGTCAGCAATTTGTTGAAATTGGACAACAGCTTTATACCCTGGTGACCAAGGGTAGCACCATCGCTCGCCAGTCCCAGCAAGGCTGGTATCAATTTGTTGCCCGTTTGTTGACGGATGGGACAGCCTTTGAGGGGGTGCAGCGCCCGTTAACAGAAGCTGTAGCACTATACAATCAACACCAAAGTCCAAGGGTTACTCTAGAAACCGTTCAATATTATCTAGTGGCTAAAGTGGTTCGCGCAGTTAAACTAGAACCCGAAGCACTGGCAAATCAGTGGTACTTTATTTGTGATGGGACAGAAATCCCCAACCCCGGTGATTTTATAACCGTTCAGATTTTTCAAGAACCTGTGGTTGTAATCCGTCAAGGGGATGGTTCGATCCAAGTGTTTTTGAATGTTTGTCCCCATCGCCAATGTCTGGTGTTTGAAAGAAACGGTTGCATCAAAGGGGGTAAATCAGAGTTGTGTCCCTATCATGGTTGGGCTTTTAGTGAAGATGGACACTGCACGAATGCACCAGGGGCAAGCCGAGGAGAATTCGGGGAAGATTTTGACCTAAAAGATTACAGTTTACGGTCATTTGAAACTCGCATCGATAGCAACCAAGGGGTATTTGCCAGGTTAATCGCAAATGGAGATGGAGACGAACCCATCACAACCATGCCGCCAGCAGATATCCAGGTCAATGGACAAAATATAGGAGTAGCGATCGCAAACCTTTTACAAGATGTCAGTCCAGGGTATACCGAGGGAATCATCCCATCCCTGCCTGAACCCATTCGCCTCTGGATTAAGATTGGCTATCTCAAGGAGCAACTGAAACACGTGGTTGCTGGTATTGCTCAACGGCAGGGTCTGACTCCTGAAGCCGTTTTGTCATCTGTGAACTTGGAGTTTAACACAGAACCTGACCCCAATCGCGACCTCTTGCTAGAGTCGGTGATGCGGGAACTCCGACAAGCACTTTTGATGGTAGAAGCTGAAACGATATCCTTGAAGCTAGAAGACATTCTCGAGGAAGTCAAACACACTCAGATTTCAGATTTGTTTTTTGGAGTAGAAGCTGATGGATCCTCGTTATCTTCTTCTGAGGCAACGACAGATGAACCCGAGCAAAATAGAAGAATCGCTTTACCCATTTGGACTTATGGGGATTGGGATCTGTTTGCTTTGGAAATAAAGCATTTAATTGCACCGACTTGGCAATTTGTCTGCCACGTTAACGAAATTCCCCAACCCCATCAATATACTTGGCTTGATATTGTGGGCGAACGGGCTTATGTGATTCGGACCGCCAACGGGGATCTGTTTGCCGGTAAACTGAAGCATATTGATGGGCGACAACAGGGGCCTGACTTTGAGGGCCCTAGGGACTATGGTCTAGACCCCATTGATATTGAGGTCTTTTATGGCTTTGTCTTTATCCGGTTGCTGCGACAAGGTCCAAGCCTCAAAGAGATTTGGCATCAACCTGGTTTACTCGACCCCTATAAACTCGAAGAAATGCAACCCATTGGTGGATCGGGTCAGTATGATATTTCCGTGGAAGTGGACTACAAGCTGCTGTGGGAGAACTTCTTAGAAGATTACCACTTCCCGATGATGCACAAAGGATTGACCTTAAGGTTTGGGGTATCGAGTGATTGTGAAGGGATTAATGGCATGATTATCCCCATGCGAGACCCCGCTTCGCCCAAGTTAAACCCAGTTGAACGGAAATATTATGACTGTGCCAAGACCTTAGCACGACATGACTGGGAACGGGAGAAAGAACTCCAGCGGTTCGCCGCAGAACACCAGTTTTTACCAGAAACCTTGTGTTATTCTGCCTTTTGCTCAATGGCCGCCCAAGAAGAAATGCCCATGCCCTTTTCCTTGAGCGTTTTCCCTGAACACGTCCAAACCTTTTCCATCGTGCCTGGGGGACCCCGTGAATCTCGTTTTCATGTTCGCAGTTATGGTCATCGGATGCCACCAAACGCTGCGGAAGCGGACGTGATTAAAGCGGCACAACTGGCAAACATTCAACTCTTAGCAGAATCGTTACAAGAGGATATTCGAGTCAACTACATTACTCAGGATAGTGTATCATCTCAGTTGTTTGAAAAACTGGGGGTTTTCAGTATTGCTGAGTGGGATGTAGCGAAGTTTCAGGAAGCCGTTCAAATGAATATTCCAGTGACTTCTTCACCCCGTAAACCCCCTAAACTTTTGAACTTATGA